The following proteins are co-located in the Coraliomargarita sinensis genome:
- a CDS encoding efflux RND transporter permease subunit: MFEKIIDLALRNKLVVVLLTAAVIAGGYWSYKKLPVDAFPDVSPALVQVFTVTSGLGPEEVEKFVTFPVEAAMSGLPKVEEIRSVSNFGLSVVSVYFEEGTDIYFARQVVGERLSEAREAIPEGFGEPEMGPISTGQGLVLYYNLIDTTGEYSLEELRTFQDWIVKYNLQTVPGVTEVLGIGGFVKQFQVNIDPDALLRYNIPLHEVIERIEANNQNVGGQFIERNGEMYIVRSEGLARDIRDLQRIVITHEDGTPVYLEDVAQVEIGGEIRQGLQTRNGEEEVVSGMVIKLYGTNSSTVIEAVEAKLAEIEKALPEGVVIDPYYQQKRLVESSVNTVTTALLQGIGLVVLILLIFIGGFRPSLVVSLAIPFSVLFATTAMYYFGISANLMSLGGLAIAIGMMVDGTIVMVENSDRLLWNSDPGESKLHVILRACEEVAKPITFAILIVVLVFIPLFTLRGVEGNMFRPLAFTVSLAMFGSLIYALIGAPVYTALFMRKPKAVRSLNVQSASDSAVDAPASGHATEKNREIWIVRCLVAIYRPLVSLFVRFRFLAIVLAVAMLAVGAWVFPKLGSEFTPRLMEGDVIANLSMAPSVSLEETKRNSMIAEKRLLEIPEIEQAISRIGRGEVGAHADPINSVHMMVVLKPKNEWRKDFTQVDIENAMREALAGMPGVQVNITQPIQLSVDELIGGSKAQLAIKLFGDDLDVLKAQGDAIAAVVGEIEGAADVQTGQVIGSPQIVVRPNREAIARHGLNLAEVQELIEAAVGGVGAGQIYEGVQRYDIYVRYREEARDTVDDLRHLIVQTEEGAYLPLDEVATIKEIVGPRQIIRENNQRYLEIQANVVGRDIGGFVEEAQAAIDAELTLPPGYLISWGGQYELQQEANARLAIVVPVTLALIALLIYMSFGSIKNTVLILLNIPLALVGGVVGLWLAGENLSVPSSIGFIALFGIALGNGMVLITYLNQLYLGGKTINETSVEGACLRVRPVLMTAGTTLLGLLPLLLATGTGSEVQRPLAVVVVGGLVSSTILTLLVLPALYKWFAINPQRLEHV; this comes from the coding sequence ATGTTTGAAAAAATAATTGATCTTGCGCTGCGCAACAAGCTGGTGGTCGTGCTCTTGACGGCCGCCGTGATCGCGGGCGGTTACTGGAGTTATAAAAAACTTCCGGTCGATGCCTTTCCCGACGTTTCGCCGGCACTCGTTCAGGTGTTTACCGTGACCTCGGGTCTCGGCCCGGAGGAGGTGGAAAAGTTCGTCACCTTTCCGGTCGAGGCGGCCATGAGCGGTCTGCCCAAGGTCGAAGAGATTCGTTCGGTTTCCAATTTTGGTCTCTCCGTGGTCAGTGTTTATTTCGAAGAAGGCACCGACATCTATTTTGCGCGGCAGGTGGTGGGTGAGCGACTGTCCGAGGCCCGCGAGGCGATTCCCGAAGGCTTTGGCGAGCCCGAGATGGGGCCGATCTCCACCGGTCAGGGCTTGGTCCTCTACTACAACCTGATTGATACGACAGGCGAATACAGCCTCGAGGAGCTGCGGACCTTTCAGGACTGGATTGTGAAATACAACCTGCAGACCGTGCCCGGTGTGACCGAGGTGCTGGGAATCGGCGGCTTTGTGAAACAGTTCCAGGTCAACATCGATCCGGATGCTTTGTTGCGCTATAATATTCCGCTGCATGAAGTGATCGAGCGCATTGAAGCCAATAACCAGAATGTCGGTGGTCAGTTTATCGAACGCAACGGTGAGATGTATATCGTTCGCTCGGAAGGACTGGCCCGCGATATACGCGACCTCCAGCGCATCGTCATCACTCACGAGGACGGCACTCCGGTTTACCTCGAGGATGTCGCCCAGGTGGAAATCGGCGGGGAAATACGTCAGGGGCTGCAGACCCGGAACGGAGAGGAAGAAGTCGTCTCGGGCATGGTGATCAAACTCTACGGCACCAATTCCTCGACGGTAATCGAGGCGGTGGAAGCCAAGCTGGCTGAGATCGAGAAGGCGCTGCCCGAAGGTGTGGTGATCGACCCTTACTATCAGCAAAAGCGACTGGTCGAATCTTCGGTCAATACCGTGACCACGGCACTGCTCCAGGGGATCGGACTCGTCGTGTTGATCCTTTTGATCTTCATCGGCGGCTTCCGGCCGAGTCTGGTGGTTTCGCTGGCGATTCCCTTTTCCGTGCTCTTTGCCACTACTGCCATGTACTACTTCGGCATCTCGGCCAACTTAATGTCGCTGGGCGGTTTGGCTATCGCCATCGGCATGATGGTGGACGGCACCATCGTAATGGTGGAAAACTCCGACCGCCTCTTGTGGAACTCGGATCCGGGGGAGTCGAAACTCCACGTGATTCTGAGGGCCTGCGAGGAGGTGGCCAAGCCGATCACCTTTGCCATCCTGATTGTGGTGCTGGTTTTTATTCCGCTCTTCACCTTACGAGGGGTCGAGGGCAATATGTTTCGACCATTGGCCTTCACGGTTTCCTTGGCGATGTTTGGGTCGTTGATCTACGCCTTGATCGGCGCGCCGGTTTATACGGCGCTCTTTATGCGGAAACCGAAGGCGGTTCGCTCATTGAATGTCCAATCTGCGTCGGACTCAGCGGTCGATGCGCCCGCAAGCGGGCACGCTACGGAGAAGAATCGTGAAATCTGGATCGTTCGTTGTCTCGTAGCGATCTATCGACCGCTCGTTTCTCTCTTTGTCCGCTTCCGTTTCCTGGCTATCGTGCTTGCAGTGGCTATGCTGGCTGTCGGTGCCTGGGTTTTTCCCAAGCTCGGCTCGGAATTCACCCCGCGCCTGATGGAGGGTGATGTCATCGCCAATCTCTCGATGGCACCGTCGGTCTCGCTGGAGGAAACCAAGCGCAACTCCATGATCGCGGAAAAGCGCCTTTTGGAAATCCCGGAGATCGAGCAGGCCATCTCCCGCATCGGTCGTGGGGAAGTCGGGGCCCATGCCGACCCGATTAACAGCGTCCATATGATGGTCGTTCTCAAGCCGAAGAATGAATGGCGCAAGGATTTTACCCAAGTCGATATCGAAAACGCGATGCGGGAGGCACTGGCCGGCATGCCTGGCGTGCAGGTGAATATTACTCAGCCCATTCAACTCAGTGTCGACGAACTGATCGGTGGCTCCAAAGCGCAACTCGCGATCAAGCTCTTTGGCGATGACCTTGATGTGCTGAAAGCGCAGGGCGATGCCATCGCCGCCGTCGTCGGTGAGATCGAAGGCGCGGCCGACGTGCAGACCGGGCAGGTCATCGGTTCGCCCCAGATTGTGGTGCGTCCAAACCGCGAAGCAATCGCCCGGCACGGCTTAAATTTGGCTGAAGTGCAGGAACTGATTGAGGCGGCTGTCGGCGGCGTTGGGGCCGGTCAAATCTACGAAGGCGTGCAGCGCTATGATATTTATGTCCGCTATCGTGAAGAAGCCCGTGATACGGTGGACGATCTGCGCCACCTGATTGTCCAGACCGAAGAGGGGGCGTACCTGCCCCTGGATGAAGTGGCTACAATCAAGGAGATCGTCGGGCCGCGCCAGATCATCCGGGAAAACAATCAGCGTTATCTGGAGATCCAGGCCAACGTGGTCGGGCGCGACATCGGCGGCTTTGTCGAAGAAGCCCAGGCCGCAATCGATGCGGAACTTACGCTGCCGCCCGGCTACCTGATCTCATGGGGTGGGCAATACGAACTTCAGCAGGAAGCCAACGCCCGTCTTGCCATCGTTGTACCGGTGACTTTAGCGCTGATTGCGCTGCTGATCTATATGAGCTTCGGATCAATTAAAAACACCGTCCTTATCCTCCTGAACATTCCGCTGGCTCTGGTGGGTGGGGTCGTCGGCCTCTGGCTCGCGGGCGAAAACCTTTCCGTGCCCTCCAGTATTGGGTTTATCGCGCTCTTCGGGATCGCCTTGGGGAACGGCATGGTGCTGATCACCTACCTGAACCAGCTCTACCTCGGCGGTAAAACGATCAATGAAACCAGTGTTGAAGGCGCCTGTTTACGCGTGCGACCGGTTCTGATGACGGCTGGCACGACCCTGCTCGGTCTCTTGCCGCTGCTGCTGGCGACCGGAACCGGCAGTGAAGTGCAACGTCCCCTCGCTGTGGTGGTGGTCGGCGGGCTGGTTTCCTCGACCATCCTGACCCTGTTGGTGCTGCCCGCCCTCTATAAGTGGTTTGCCATCAATCCTCAGCGACTGGAACATGTCTAG
- a CDS encoding efflux RND transporter periplasmic adaptor subunit, with amino-acid sequence MNDSSHSIQTLTRPRPWLVALVAVTLMTATYGQDDHDAHDHSDHGNHVEAAEQDGAHADHEGHHEGEAHTSAEHSEQNGHDHAQEAEHDEHDEHAEHEEEDHEGHDDHEGHGHDEHEEGVVSISADVLREFNIILAAAASGVLHEEVILPGEIEFNREQLAHVTPRYAGTVTGIKARLADKVKKGEVLATLESTETLRPFELKAPFDGTIVAYDITPGETVEAGSALFALADLSSVWADLRIYQRDLSKVRKGQRVVIVNGHEGPRFTGTITYIAPTIDKHTRTGLARIVVDNEGGEWRPGQFVKGSISIDEHRAPVVIPRTAVLTHEGSTVVFVLTEEGFEPRPVALGKSDATSYEVLSGLEPGQTYVSRNAISLKAEMNKGSFGGHAGHVH; translated from the coding sequence ATGAACGATTCATCCCATTCAATTCAAACGCTGACGCGGCCCCGCCCATGGCTGGTCGCACTTGTCGCAGTCACTTTGATGACTGCTACCTACGGGCAGGACGACCACGATGCGCATGATCATTCCGATCACGGCAACCATGTTGAAGCAGCGGAACAGGACGGTGCGCATGCAGACCACGAAGGCCACCATGAGGGAGAGGCACATACCTCAGCAGAGCATTCTGAACAGAACGGGCATGATCATGCCCAAGAGGCGGAGCATGACGAACATGACGAGCACGCTGAGCACGAAGAAGAGGACCATGAAGGGCACGACGATCACGAGGGCCACGGGCATGACGAGCATGAGGAAGGAGTGGTTTCGATAAGCGCTGATGTTCTGCGGGAATTTAATATAATACTCGCCGCAGCTGCGTCGGGTGTTCTTCACGAGGAAGTCATCCTCCCGGGTGAAATAGAGTTCAACCGCGAGCAACTGGCTCATGTCACTCCGCGCTATGCCGGAACGGTGACTGGAATTAAAGCACGTCTCGCAGATAAGGTGAAGAAAGGAGAGGTCCTTGCCACTCTGGAAAGTACGGAAACCCTTCGCCCCTTCGAATTGAAAGCACCCTTTGACGGGACGATCGTCGCTTACGACATCACGCCCGGTGAAACCGTGGAAGCGGGGAGCGCATTATTCGCGCTGGCCGACCTCTCATCGGTCTGGGCTGATCTTCGTATTTACCAGCGCGATCTGTCGAAAGTCCGGAAAGGTCAGCGCGTGGTCATCGTCAACGGACATGAGGGGCCCCGGTTTACCGGAACGATCACTTACATTGCCCCGACTATTGATAAGCATACGCGGACGGGCCTGGCCCGCATCGTCGTCGACAACGAGGGCGGGGAATGGCGGCCCGGGCAATTCGTCAAGGGCAGTATCTCCATAGACGAGCACCGCGCGCCGGTCGTCATCCCGCGAACTGCCGTGCTGACGCATGAGGGCAGCACCGTCGTTTTTGTGCTCACGGAGGAGGGCTTTGAGCCGCGCCCCGTCGCGCTCGGTAAAAGTGATGCCACGTCCTACGAAGTCTTGAGCGGGCTAGAGCCGGGGCAGACCTATGTTTCACGCAACGCGATTTCACTGAAGGCGGAAATGAATAAGGGTTCCTTCGGTGGGCACGCCGGACACGTCCACTAA
- a CDS encoding TolC family protein, whose product MYYFQKSIQVLFILLLPLGSLPAKAANETGDDALTFTQALQRAMTADPRLELNTILAEASDGQVEQAKLRPNPVIGTEVENFLGTGPLRGVQGLEVTLGVSQVIETAEKRRRRTELAAAERSLVDWEREMLVARIETSVRSAFIDVLLAQQMLGLREEQLDLAKRSAAETARLVDAARSPKVEQTRAELSVRRQAFAKQQAEREYAAAKSVLASFWTDSAPRDFVVAGEVALDSATPEFSQLAAKLSNTAAVARYSAVEESRKAALDLERARATPDVEIFAGGRYFNEEEGEAAFLVGVEVPWPVFDKNQGNIHTARAKLRAVGLERQATHRELMMALNRAYQQRISAQAEADAIQSELLAAAEATLRDTEEGYERGQFQQLAVLDSRSALFEVREAYLEALRRYAAAQAEIEALTRPAKL is encoded by the coding sequence ATGTATTACTTTCAGAAATCCATACAGGTATTATTCATTCTATTACTTCCTTTGGGAAGCCTCCCTGCCAAAGCCGCAAACGAAACCGGTGATGATGCGCTTACGTTTACCCAGGCGCTGCAGCGGGCGATGACTGCCGACCCGCGGCTCGAATTAAATACGATCTTAGCCGAGGCCTCGGACGGCCAAGTCGAACAGGCCAAGCTTCGACCGAATCCGGTCATTGGCACCGAGGTGGAAAACTTTCTCGGTACCGGGCCTTTGCGTGGTGTGCAGGGGCTGGAAGTCACCCTTGGCGTCAGCCAGGTGATCGAAACGGCAGAAAAACGCCGACGGCGGACCGAGTTGGCTGCAGCCGAAAGGTCACTAGTCGACTGGGAGCGGGAAATGCTCGTCGCTCGTATCGAGACTTCCGTTCGCTCCGCTTTTATCGACGTGCTCCTCGCTCAGCAGATGCTAGGGCTCCGGGAGGAACAACTCGATCTGGCCAAACGAAGCGCGGCCGAAACCGCTCGGCTTGTGGATGCGGCCCGCTCACCCAAAGTCGAGCAAACCCGGGCGGAGCTTTCGGTTCGCCGACAAGCGTTTGCCAAGCAACAGGCCGAGCGCGAATATGCCGCTGCGAAGTCCGTGTTGGCCAGCTTTTGGACCGATTCGGCACCCCGCGATTTTGTAGTCGCAGGCGAAGTGGCGCTCGATTCAGCAACGCCGGAATTTTCCCAACTGGCTGCGAAGCTCAGTAACACGGCTGCCGTGGCCCGCTATTCTGCCGTCGAGGAAAGCCGGAAGGCTGCGCTCGACCTGGAGCGGGCGCGTGCCACTCCGGATGTCGAAATCTTTGCCGGCGGACGTTATTTCAACGAGGAAGAAGGGGAGGCCGCCTTCCTTGTGGGGGTGGAAGTGCCCTGGCCGGTCTTTGATAAAAACCAGGGGAACATCCACACGGCCCGCGCAAAACTTCGCGCCGTCGGTCTCGAGCGTCAGGCTACCCACCGCGAGCTGATGATGGCGCTCAATCGAGCCTACCAACAACGGATCAGTGCTCAGGCGGAAGCCGACGCCATTCAGTCCGAACTGCTGGCGGCAGCTGAGGCCACGCTCCGTGATACCGAAGAAGGCTACGAGCGCGGTCAATTTCAACAACTCGCCGTTCTGGACAGTCGGAGTGCACTCTTCGAAGTGCGCGAGGCTTATCTGGAAGCCTTGCGTCGTTATGCAGCAGCGCAGGCTGAAATCGAAGCACTGACCCGACCGGCAAAACTTTAA
- a CDS encoding heavy metal translocating P-type ATPase, producing the protein MSEITNRDAPFCLQEDCPRYEECPRRKARGCRNCPIEVTSGRVRRVLQWSTLSSERKELILMVVAAVTLAAGGLANSLGWNGVAIVAYTLTYLSGGWYGALNGLQSLRERKLDVDLLMVLAALGAAVVGAPFEGGMLLFLFSLSNVLQNHALSRSRSAIRSLMKLRPTEVRCEVDGETRMIGLDDVTVGTVVRLRPGDRVALDGEVLEGESSIDESSLSGESMPVFKTEGNDIFAGTINQHGSLSYRVTKPAGQSTLDRIITLVEEAQEEKAQTQRFLERAEGYYAGFVILFTLGLILVPPLFWAAEFSSSFYRAMTILVVASPCALVISTPAAFWAAIAGAARRGVLFKGGVHLEQLASVDTVALDKTGTLTTGQPVVTNVFLNSTSISPDRGRQQTNWKLLQMAASVEAHSEHPIARAIEKSAMDEGCDLQPIEGFQSHPGKGAEASVAGARILVGSPSLFRDRGGVLNDKQRAAIDELLSEGKTVVLVAEIAPDGPLHRLLGWIAVADQIREDATAMVGQLRRLGIRRIVMLTGDNTRVAQQVARQAGIDEVAAELLPEAKLEKIKELSEQGVVAMVGDGVNDVPALARAHVGIAMGAAGTDVAMETADVVLMSSRLSHLVHAFALARKSRVVVTQNLSFALGVILVLASVALFGHMPLPLGVVGHEGSTVLVCLNGLRLLGFKTN; encoded by the coding sequence ATGAGTGAGATCACGAACAGGGATGCTCCTTTCTGTTTACAGGAAGATTGTCCCCGCTACGAAGAATGCCCCCGCCGCAAGGCGCGTGGCTGTCGTAACTGTCCCATTGAGGTGACCAGTGGGCGCGTTCGGCGGGTATTACAATGGTCGACGCTGAGCAGCGAGCGGAAGGAATTGATTCTCATGGTCGTTGCTGCAGTGACACTTGCTGCTGGTGGACTGGCGAACTCGCTGGGGTGGAACGGCGTTGCCATCGTCGCTTACACACTGACCTATCTTTCGGGGGGCTGGTATGGTGCGCTCAACGGCTTACAGTCCCTGCGTGAGCGAAAGCTCGATGTGGATTTGCTGATGGTCTTGGCCGCCCTGGGTGCGGCGGTAGTGGGTGCGCCCTTTGAGGGGGGCATGTTACTCTTTCTCTTTTCCCTTTCCAACGTTTTGCAAAACCACGCATTGAGTCGCTCGCGTTCGGCGATTCGCTCACTCATGAAGCTGCGTCCGACGGAAGTACGTTGCGAAGTGGACGGCGAGACGCGGATGATCGGTCTGGACGACGTCACGGTCGGCACGGTGGTTCGTCTCCGGCCCGGCGATCGGGTGGCCCTGGATGGTGAAGTGCTGGAGGGTGAGAGCTCTATTGACGAATCTTCGCTTAGCGGGGAATCCATGCCCGTTTTCAAGACCGAAGGTAACGATATTTTTGCCGGTACCATCAACCAACATGGCAGTTTGAGCTACCGTGTGACCAAACCTGCCGGGCAGTCCACACTCGACCGGATCATTACTCTGGTGGAAGAGGCACAGGAGGAGAAGGCACAAACCCAGCGTTTTCTGGAAAGGGCCGAAGGTTACTATGCGGGCTTTGTGATCTTATTCACGCTCGGGCTGATTCTCGTGCCGCCGCTTTTTTGGGCTGCTGAGTTTTCGTCCAGTTTCTATCGCGCCATGACGATTCTCGTCGTAGCCTCGCCCTGTGCGCTGGTCATCAGTACGCCGGCAGCCTTTTGGGCGGCGATCGCGGGTGCGGCGCGGCGCGGTGTACTTTTCAAGGGTGGGGTGCACCTCGAGCAACTTGCTTCGGTCGATACGGTGGCTCTGGATAAAACCGGCACGCTGACGACGGGTCAGCCCGTGGTGACGAATGTTTTTTTAAACTCTACATCCATAAGTCCTGATAGAGGCCGGCAACAGACCAATTGGAAGCTCCTGCAAATGGCAGCATCGGTTGAGGCGCACTCCGAGCACCCCATTGCCCGTGCCATCGAAAAATCGGCTATGGATGAAGGCTGTGACTTGCAGCCTATCGAAGGCTTTCAATCCCATCCCGGTAAAGGAGCGGAGGCCTCGGTCGCAGGGGCGCGGATTCTGGTCGGCAGCCCGAGCCTGTTTCGGGACCGGGGTGGTGTGCTGAATGACAAACAGAGAGCGGCGATTGATGAACTGCTTTCCGAGGGGAAGACGGTGGTGCTTGTGGCTGAAATCGCACCGGACGGTCCGCTGCATCGCCTGCTCGGTTGGATCGCTGTCGCCGACCAGATCAGGGAAGATGCGACCGCGATGGTCGGGCAATTGCGACGTCTCGGCATTCGCCGGATCGTTATGTTGACCGGTGACAATACGCGCGTGGCCCAGCAGGTGGCCCGGCAAGCCGGAATTGACGAAGTGGCGGCCGAGTTGCTTCCCGAAGCAAAGCTTGAAAAGATCAAGGAGTTGTCAGAGCAGGGTGTTGTTGCCATGGTCGGTGACGGAGTGAACGATGTACCCGCCCTGGCCAGGGCCCATGTCGGGATCGCCATGGGGGCGGCGGGCACTGATGTGGCGATGGAGACCGCCGATGTCGTGCTGATGAGCAGTCGTTTGTCGCACCTGGTGCACGCTTTCGCGCTTGCGCGCAAAAGCCGCGTAGTGGTGACGCAGAATCTGAGTTTCGCGCTCGGAGTAATTCTGGTGCTGGCCAGCGTCGCACTGTTCGGGCATATGCCGCTGCCGCTTGGGGTGGTGGGGCACGAGGGGTCAACTGTCCTGGTCTGTCTGAATGGCCTGCGTCTCCTTGGATTCAAGACGAACTAA
- a CDS encoding TolC family protein, translating into MTHFTFTKFRSSFAVLAVVLFLLVAPTTTHSSEPAKLKSLEDFLERAFAENPQLTAFEQRYQAAMQRIPQAASLPDPKLQITHFVESVQTRTGPQENVITLSQTLPWFGKLSRRKEAASLEAEALWFAYQDQQLKLARAVSVAYYEYGYLEQAIRLSRENRDLLQKLEPIVEAKVKGGADLNALLRLKVEIGKVDDRLQTLKQKKVAQSAKLGELLAMPEADSLPSPDWEAPDGSLPDRDSLVTDIRTNNPELQMIERQVASAQARHEIARLEAYPDVTLGLNYIQIDDPSVNPMTPDAGQDPWGVSIAINIPIWYPKYNAAKAEALADKRAVESKLDHRWNELRALLSASLARMQDATRRLELYGNELLGLAEQAVKNSRTSYEGGRTGILEVIDSERSLLDLQLLYWRAAADAWQQRITIRTLAGQGARGTGLRVIGRATEAVPPKE; encoded by the coding sequence ATGACACATTTTACCTTCACAAAGTTCCGATCCTCGTTTGCCGTGCTGGCGGTGGTCTTATTCCTATTGGTCGCCCCTACCACGACACACTCAAGTGAACCTGCGAAGCTTAAAAGCCTCGAAGATTTTCTCGAGCGGGCATTCGCGGAAAATCCGCAGCTGACCGCATTTGAACAGCGCTACCAGGCTGCGATGCAGCGCATCCCGCAGGCCGCCTCCTTACCTGATCCGAAGCTGCAAATCACCCATTTTGTTGAGTCGGTACAAACCCGTACCGGCCCGCAGGAAAACGTCATTACCCTCAGCCAGACGCTGCCCTGGTTCGGCAAGTTGAGCCGTCGAAAAGAAGCGGCCTCTCTGGAAGCGGAAGCGCTGTGGTTTGCCTACCAGGACCAGCAGCTCAAACTGGCCCGCGCGGTCTCGGTCGCCTATTACGAATACGGCTATCTTGAACAGGCCATCCGGCTGAGCCGGGAGAACCGCGATCTGTTGCAAAAGCTCGAGCCCATCGTCGAGGCCAAGGTTAAGGGCGGCGCGGATCTGAACGCACTGCTGCGGCTGAAAGTAGAGATTGGCAAAGTTGACGACCGCTTACAGACCTTGAAACAAAAGAAGGTCGCTCAATCCGCCAAACTCGGCGAACTGCTGGCGATGCCCGAAGCGGATTCTCTCCCCAGTCCGGATTGGGAGGCGCCCGACGGAAGCTTGCCGGACCGGGACTCCCTGGTCACCGACATCCGGACCAACAATCCGGAACTGCAAATGATCGAACGTCAGGTTGCCAGTGCTCAGGCCCGCCACGAAATCGCGCGCCTCGAAGCGTATCCCGATGTCACACTTGGCCTGAACTACATCCAGATCGATGATCCGTCTGTCAACCCGATGACACCCGATGCCGGACAGGACCCCTGGGGTGTCAGCATCGCAATCAATATCCCGATTTGGTATCCGAAATACAATGCCGCCAAGGCGGAAGCGCTTGCCGACAAACGGGCCGTTGAAAGTAAACTGGACCATCGCTGGAACGAACTGCGGGCGTTACTGAGCGCCAGCCTTGCTCGAATGCAGGACGCAACCCGCCGACTTGAACTTTACGGCAACGAACTGCTCGGACTGGCGGAACAAGCGGTCAAAAACAGTCGCACCAGCTATGAGGGCGGCCGTACCGGCATCCTTGAAGTCATCGACAGCGAGCGCTCCCTACTCGATCTGCAACTCCTCTACTGGCGCGCCGCGGCCGACGCCTGGCAACAGCGCATCACCATCCGGACCTTGGCGGGGCAAGGAGCCAGGGGCACGGGGCTTAGGGTAATTGGACGCGCAACAGAAGCAGTTCCACCCAAAGAATAA
- a CDS encoding efflux RND transporter periplasmic adaptor subunit, giving the protein MKTKLILSAVGIAALAFLVGRMTTSSPAPGGSDSRPQAPSSSPQTWTCSMHPQIQQPEPGDCPICGMDLIPLEEEGDESSGPREMSMSEASRALADIQTTEIVQSYPEAEIRLVGKLDYDETKVKSLSARFPARIDELFVNFTGIRVNKGEHLAKVYSPELLTAQRELLSAHRADPNGSITRAAREKLRLWDLLPSQIEAIIESGEAKDHFVLKAPIGGVVVEKHVKEGDYVKTGEPLFRIVDLSVLWAELDAYESDLPWLRFGQDVSFNVESFPGETFHGQIVFIEPEVDRKTRTVPIRVNVPNGDQRLKPGMFVRAVVASRLAEDGKVYAPEFAGKWISPMHPEVVKDHPGQCDVCGMDLVPAEELGYVDNESEPAPLVVPASAVLRTGKRAVVYVQKPDTQRPTYEGREITLGPRAGDVYLVASGLEAGERVVTQGAFKIDSALQIQAKPSMMNPEEAANGQSDAESEDAPPPAVTVSKEELQKLLPDYLKLQKALAADELDTSKQALKAMMKVTGHEGPAAELIHKMMNAGDLESIRRPHFESLSDAIIAVSRENPSLVPENLMIMHCPMVYDDRGADWLQTSEPLNNPYFGASMLRCGEIKERIHEKPETHQEHNH; this is encoded by the coding sequence ATGAAAACGAAACTCATTTTATCCGCAGTCGGTATCGCCGCGCTCGCCTTCTTGGTCGGACGCATGACCACCTCCAGTCCCGCGCCCGGGGGCTCCGACTCCAGGCCCCAGGCGCCTAGCTCTTCGCCCCAGACCTGGACCTGCTCCATGCACCCGCAAATCCAACAGCCCGAACCCGGCGACTGTCCGATTTGCGGGATGGACCTGATCCCCCTCGAGGAAGAAGGCGACGAGTCGAGCGGCCCGAGAGAAATGAGCATGAGCGAAGCCTCGCGCGCTTTGGCCGACATTCAGACCACCGAAATCGTGCAGTCTTATCCCGAGGCGGAAATACGACTCGTCGGCAAGCTTGACTACGATGAGACCAAGGTAAAATCACTCTCTGCACGATTCCCTGCCCGGATCGACGAGCTTTTCGTTAACTTCACCGGCATACGTGTGAACAAAGGCGAACACCTCGCGAAAGTCTACAGCCCTGAGCTGCTCACTGCACAACGGGAACTCCTCAGCGCTCACCGCGCCGACCCCAACGGCTCAATCACTCGGGCCGCACGCGAGAAGCTTCGGCTTTGGGACCTTCTTCCCTCGCAAATCGAAGCGATCATCGAAAGCGGCGAAGCCAAGGATCACTTCGTACTAAAAGCCCCGATCGGGGGAGTCGTGGTAGAGAAGCACGTCAAAGAGGGCGACTACGTCAAAACGGGCGAACCGCTCTTTCGAATCGTCGACCTGAGCGTGCTCTGGGCCGAACTGGATGCCTACGAATCCGACCTGCCCTGGTTACGTTTCGGACAGGATGTGAGCTTTAACGTCGAATCCTTCCCGGGGGAGACCTTTCACGGGCAAATCGTCTTTATCGAACCCGAAGTCGACCGGAAGACCCGCACCGTTCCGATACGAGTGAATGTCCCGAACGGGGACCAGCGGCTCAAACCGGGCATGTTTGTCCGCGCCGTGGTGGCCTCGCGACTGGCCGAAGACGGCAAAGTTTATGCCCCCGAATTTGCCGGCAAGTGGATCAGCCCCATGCACCCGGAAGTGGTCAAGGATCATCCCGGCCAATGTGATGTCTGCGGGATGGATTTGGTCCCGGCCGAAGAATTGGGCTACGTTGACAACGAAAGTGAACCCGCCCCCTTGGTAGTGCCTGCATCCGCTGTTTTGCGCACCGGGAAGCGTGCGGTAGTCTATGTGCAAAAGCCCGATACGCAACGGCCTACCTATGAGGGTCGGGAAATCACGCTGGGACCACGGGCCGGAGATGTCTATCTCGTCGCTTCGGGCTTGGAGGCCGGAGAGCGCGTCGTCACCCAGGGAGCCTTCAAGATCGACAGCGCCCTGCAGATCCAGGCCAAACCGAGCATGATGAACCCGGAGGAAGCGGCGAACGGTCAATCGGATGCGGAGTCGGAAGATGCTCCCCCGCCCGCGGTCACTGTATCCAAGGAGGAACTACAGAAGCTATTGCCCGATTATCTAAAACTGCAAAAAGCCCTGGCAGCCGACGAGCTCGACACCTCAAAGCAGGCGCTGAAAGCAATGATGAAAGTCACCGGACATGAGGGTCCGGCGGCGGAACTCATTCATAAGATGATGAACGCCGGGGATCTGGAGAGCATTCGGCGCCCGCATTTCGAAAGCCTTTCCGATGCAATCATCGCCGTCTCACGCGAGAACCCCTCGCTGGTGCCCGAGAATCTCATGATCATGCATTGCCCGATGGTCTACGATGATCGCGGCGCCGATTGGCTCCAAACATCCGAGCCTCTCAACAATCCTTACTTCGGTGCATCCATGCTTAGGTGCGGAGAGATCAAGGAGCGCATCCACGAAAAGCCTGAAACCCACCAAGAGCACAATCACTGA